The nucleotide window gtcgtccgggGCGAGCTGTCTCCCGGCCAGCAGGGGCGTTGTCTCGGTGGCATCACGGGCCTCCTCAGGGTTGTCGGCCggagccggcgggcgcgggtcggacggccgccgcccggccttGATGGACACCATTCGATGGTGTTTGAGCGTCGCCCGACGGTGGTTTagcggcggtggagggaAAGGCTCGGTTCACTTCAGTCGGCAACAACCTGAGTGTCCCCTTTGAGGTTGAAGTCGCGAGAGACGCCTAGTGCGATTCTTGAGTCTGGCGGAAAGGTTTCGTTATCATACTCCTCATCCCCTAATAAGAACTAACCTTACTTACTACATGTCCCGAACTAGCAAGTGAGCATGCCGCCACCAGGCATGCAGCTACGACGTACGAAGTCCGTGTGggtgcgcccgcccgcccgtccgccccccTTTGACCCCAGAGTGCCAGACAGCGCGCGTCAATGATTATGCCATTTAGCCGACACTCCTCACTGCGTCAACTAAGTCAAAAAGCAAACTAACGCAAGCAGGGTACTGTAACCGGGGTGTGCCGCAGCCGGTGAAGAAGACATACATATTCGTACGAAGCACAGCCGCCCGTGCTGCCAATTCGATTGATTGATCATGGCCCCTTTGGCAATCACCAGACACAACATGGCCCATGTCGGCCCCGAAGCGGGAAAGCATTGAgaggcgcgccgcgagcgccccGGTCCGCCATATATCTTCAGCGGGTTTTGCGGTTTGCCCCATATGTTACAcacggggcgcggcggcgtagaAAATGTCTCACGGGCGGGATGGCAACGCTGTGAGACCAGGACAACATGGCGAAGTTGTACCCatgctacgtacgtacgtattgCAGTGGATGGGAAGGGGGGATGCTTTGACAGGCAAGGTAAGGGCTCGATGTTGGTCGACTCCGCATACTGTATGGTTCTCCAAGAGTCCCCTGTCACAAAGCATGGTTCATGGTTCTCTGCGAAAATTCTCCGTAGCTTTCTACGAATTGTAACGCCTTGCCCCGACGCATGGCTTCATActgtcatggccgccagggtGATGTGCCCAATGTCAGTTAGTTGTTGCCGCGATAACAACGCGAGCACAGTTGACTTGAACTGCCCGATTTCATCCCCCCAATTTTCAGGTCACGTCTCCTGTTCAAGCGGTACGCGTTGGTCGGCGCTGGACCCACGAGCCGTGCCGGCGCTTATTAGAGTTCAAATTTGCCCAGCAAGTTGGTGGCGGCTTACGGCCTCCACGCAGCAACGTCGACCTGTCAGGTGACATCTCGGGTTTGGAGTCGGTGAGGGCGGCTTCTTCATGGCGGACATGGGGGCAAGTTTACTTTGGCTGGCCGGTCAAggggtgagagagagagagagagagctaCGAGAAGAGACATGTCGTGACTTGACACCGGTCAATGTCATCAACTGATAGCGACCCGACAGGGAGTGTACATGAGCATGACAGGCCTAACCCCAGGGACAAACTGAAGCCGGGCATATTTCGCGTCAGTTCCGGCCGCACAGCCAACAAGTTATGTAGGTAGGGCTCGACAGCCAAACACTATGTATCTCTAAGACTGTTGGGGAGTGGCCAACATCGTGGCCGGGCCGCCTGCATCGAATCGAATGCATATGTTGTGATGGCGACCAACCCCGTTCCCTACATTGATACCACGCTGAGAATCGCCGGGGCCTCAATCAATGTcagattttttttttctatGACGACAGTGCGAAACATGACATGGAAGGCCCCGGCATGTGCACGATAACCGGTTGCCGAGCCAAGGCCACAACCCTCCACCAGACCCGTGCCAGCTGTGCAGAGTCGTGCTCGTAGGCACCTATGCGCCCACGTCGTACAAACGGTGCCGCATCCAATCCCGTCCGGCCTCAAAGAAGGGAGGGGTGCGACATGGAGGAGCCGCGGCCCTATGAGAGCGACAGCTTTTCCTGTCCGCCAATTCCCATCGTTTCTTACATACGCCTGCCTTGGAGCTACAGCAGAACACATACTAGGGGCGTCAGTGTTATGTTGCTGTGGCGTACAACGGCTTCGTCGCAACCTCCAGTCTCCAACTGTGCGACAAGGAAACGCGACGTATTGCCTGGATAGTATACGACAGACGTGAAAGTCCCTCGCCTATTGGTAGACACGGGTCAGTGACCCAGCATGAGTTGGCCCGCCGCATTGTGCAACATTTTGCATCACAAGACGTGCAAAACGGATGCCGCCTATATGCAATCGATACAGCAAAATATGAGCAGGCGCAACTTTGTGCCACCTTTTGCTAGGCTGCTCAAAATTGGATGTCCATGCTCAATACTAAAGTTGCGAACATGGCGATAACCACTCATCCTCATGATCCATGTATACGTTTTGTGTCTGAGGCGACTGCACCCGGCCAAAGACTAGATGCAAGATTGATGGCGTCCCAGGTGCCCTATACTTACACATCAGCCCTAAACGAGAGGCAGTTGCTTGAGTAACCCAACTTCTATGATGATCTCATAGTAGTTACTGCCATTGTTGTTTTCAATGCGTCAGTCAAGGCGCTTGTTCTTCAGCTACGTTCTGATGATGCTAACTGTATTCCCAGGGGCCTTCAGAAGCCAAGGAAGGCAACATAAGGACACAATTGTCATGCCGGAACTATACTGCCTTGTGGCCTTGAATTCAGACATGGGTCATGTTGATGTCCGACACTTGCTTTGCTAGTGCGGCTTTATGATAACACTTGCAAAGTATTTAAGTGCGTTTCACAATCCATCTCAGCCGCACTCCATGTCGACAGTACCTGCCTGTATGGGCTATTGTGTTGTCAACGGTAAGTTTCATGTTGGCTCTTGCCAAAACACAGCACCAGCAGTATATGTGGCTCAGAGCTGAGGGTAACGCCACAGGATTCGTGCACATTGAACTTTACATGACTTCTGCCCTACATGTAGTCGAGcgtggctgggctggaccAAGGAACACGCAGTACATGTAACAACCTGTCGGCGCATCGTGACCAGCAGGAGCTTAATTGAATGGCGGGGCTGGAAGAGACATCAAGATGAGGGAGTTGGCTGCGCAGAAGCGCTGAGACATGCCGAGCTTGAAAGTCTGgactcgcccgccaccgaTTATCAAAGCCAGAATCATCGTTTCGTTGTCGGTGAACTCTTCATTCACGTTGCCGTCAAGACTTGGCACAAGcacagggccagggccagccgGTATCAGAATGATTTCGTGTTCGTTCCGCATGAAATTACTTGAATCGCACGCGTGGCACCAGCCCAGAGGAACGACATGAGAATGGAACGTCATGCCGTCCGCCATGGATCTCGCCCACGGACGTTTACACCAGCGCCATCTCGGTACCGACATGCCGGGAAGAACACGGGCAGAGAGAACGAGaacctctctctctgttcCCCCACAATGTATGGAACACGTAGTAGCGAAAGCTGTGTGAGAGAATTGCCATGCGTGTCTCACTCGGGGGAGAGAACTGTCTCCCAGCCCAGGTTTCATCAGTTGGCACCGCACCAGACCGCGCCCCCGGCAGACTCATGTGGCAACGGGAAACCTCAATGAGCGCAACGCGCCGGGCGTGGCCTGGGCGTGAGTGAGACAGGAACAGGGACCGAGGCGCTACAGGATGCGAACCGCAGCGTGCGCCGAAGCGAAACAGAAACGACAAAAAAGAAAATTTGAGACGACATCAATAAGACTTGTTACGAAAGCGCTGACCCCCCTGGATTTTCttgacttttttttttaattcTGGTGGTGCCTTGTCGGTCACATCTCGCAACATCGCCGGGTCAACGAACCAGGGAAAAAAGCAATACAGGTCTCTCTGTTTTACGAGATGGGAAAAGCTATGTACAAGATGACGGGCGCAAATCTCTGCGCTTCTCGCTGGTGGGCGGCCCGCCcagtctgtctgtctgtctgtcgctGCTCAATCAACGAACGGCATCTCGCCATTGATGCAAAGAAGTGCGCAAATTGACCGAGGCGGCAgtggaaaaaaaaaaaaaaaaaaaaaaaaggccgAGACACAACGGTCACAATGGTCGCCGCCTCAAGCCCGGATGTAACGGTTGCAAATCAcacctcggccttgagaAAGTCGTGAATGGCCTTGTACGTGAATGCCGAGCTGTAGCCCAGGTTGAGaccatggccggcctcgggcaCAACGGTGGCGTTGaacgccttggccttgctgaAGCTGCGCTTGGACATGGCGAGTAAGTTGGGATAAGGCTCGGTGATGTTCATGGCCGCGAGGGGCTTGGTGTTGGTGCAGTCGCCACCGCAGAATGGCACGTCGCGGTCTGGTTTGAACCCGAATACATGTCAGTGGTCTGAGCCtcgagagagagacagagaaAGAGAAATGTAATGCACTATTAGTGGTACATACCTCCAGTGATTATGAGGACCGAGCCGGTAAACTTGTTCGTCATGCCCGTCGAGCCGACGGtgagcagctcgcccacAGCCGCAGGCTGGCCCTTTTGAGCAGCCACGCACAGCAAGTCGGGATCGAAGTCGTCGGGGCCGAAGAAGTCGATGTGGACGCCAATGTCAGACTTGGGCGCGACGTAGCCGACCGCGTACTTGTCCTTGAGGTGGTGGTTCTCCTTGACCGGCGCAAAGTTGCTCCCCAGCGCGAAATTGCCCATGAAGCTCGGGACCTGGCTGAAGCCCGTAAGGACGATGCCGTTGGTGATGTCGGGATAccggtcgacgagggcaaaCGTCATGGCCGAGCCGAAGGAGTGGCCAACGTGGACCACCTTCTTGTGCTGCTGGGAGACGCCGGGgagcttgccgcccttgacAATGTCCGTGAGGGCCTTGAGCGCGGCAACCTCGAGGAAGATTTGGATGTCGTTGACCGGATCGCCgtgggaggaggcgccgatgcccaggCGGTCCCAGGACAGGGTCGAGTACTTTGCATCAAGAGCCTTGTTGACGTAGCTGTAGTTGTGGTTGTGGTAAGGAAAGTCCCAGTAGCTGCGGTCGAAGCCGACGCCGTGCGTCAAGATCTGGAGGCTGTCGCTGGGTCCGCCACTTGGTTCGCAGTAGGTTGTGGCGAGCGTGTAGTCGCCTTGGACCGTCTTGTACTACACGAGGGGACTCCTGTCAGCCATTgaccacaccaccaccaccaatgacaagatatatatatatacatatatatatCACAAGTAAGAAAGACTTACACCCTTGAGAACGGTCTTTGTGTAGTTAAAGTTTTGcctggcgaggcggaggaagaCGTTTGTCACCTCGATCTCGGTCGCCGGCGGCTTGACGTCGAAGTCGCCATTGCGGGCGCTAATGCTAATGGGCACGTTGATGTTTCTGCAGTTTCTGGCTGCCActtcggcggcagcagcggccagcgCCACGAGGATGGCCGCCGACTTGAACATGATGGGGGACTGGATAGGTATGTGTGTGCAGGTTCCACCACGGCCCTGGCTGGTATCCAAAGGAACCGTCCGTCGTAGCAGGCGGGTGCCGAAAAAGCAACAAGGAAAAATAAAGATATAATGATAAAGCGACAAGGAGCGTGAACGCGCGGGAACCCGGCGGCTCGCGATCGAGAGAGCCTTGCCGATTATGCAGGTTTGAGCGAGCGgtcaaggggggggggggtctctCTCCCAGGAGCTAGAGAGGGCTGGCGGTGCCCCGGGGTGTTTATAcacgcagcagcggcgcggcgggcagggccgGTGCCCCGGGACGATCCAGTTCTCGGAGATCGTGTTGGCGGCCGTGCTCAAGCTCCGTCATGGAAGAGCGAGCAGGGGCGGACCGGAAGCAACAAGCAGATCGCCCTCCCCATCATCAATAAACTTTGGCCCTCCAACGAGGTATGATGATTATTATTACTCTGGGTACGTGCATCTCCGGTGCGCCGCGTCCCATCACGAGGTCAACACCAAACCATTTTTACGATATCTTGGCGACGGGACGAAGAGCCGGCCGGCCCTTCGACgttggctgctgcgcgccagGAATGATGCTCagtcggccgcccgcccgggccgtGCTAGAATGGGTGGTCCTCCAAGATGGCATGGCTACCAGCTACTACTAACACCGACCGACCGTTCTGGCTGGGGTGGGAACTAACTAGTTACTGCAGTAGCACGGAGAtcggccggggcgggaggcggtTCCCATGGTCTCAACAGGGACCTCGATCGGATATCAGACGGTTGGAGCTACTAGATGCGATGCGGGATACGAACCccggtgcagcagcacgcaGCCTCTCACCGTGAACGGACAAAAAAGCACTCActgacgacgaagaggaacGCCCAGTTAGTGTGTCCGGACGAGCCTTGCCGAGCCCGGTGTTGTTGGGGTCGAAAGACCAGCAGGCTGACCTGCCCTGTCGTGGAGCCGATGCGAGAAGCACGGTAGCGTGCTTCGTACATGAAGAGCGCATGCTGTAGTATTGCTTTTAGTGCCGGGAGCCCCCAACATCCGAATGCCGTGGCTGGTGACAAATATGCATGTATGTTCTTCGTatgctgctcgctcgctcttTGACATTGGCTCGCAGTAGCAGCCCAAGGTTCCCTCCCCCCGGAGCAGATCGCGATCAGCACCTGTGTGTAGTATCCACGGTTGCTCGCTCGCGGGTACTCTCGCGTGATGTGGCGTCAGCCGTGGCGTCCGGGCGCGACCGAGGGAGGCACGGACGGCGCTACTTCCACTACAACCAGCTCGGAAAGTTGGGTTTGTAAAGGTCAAAGGCAGCATGTTGGAGATCAAGTAAAAACGGGTGGCGTCAAGTGGGCTTGGTTGGATGGATCATGGATGCATGTCCTTGTGGATTGCAAAAGCCATCACAAGTCACAACTGCAGGTGTAAACATTGAtgagtctgtctgtcttttCCCcagctgactgactgactgactgactgactgacgagGGGCTGGGAGGGAGGACAATGCACGGCAGTAGTACAAAGTAcacacccgccgcccagcggaagagcgaggggcaggaaagaaaaaagacAAGGGCCCAGAAACTTTGTTGTAGTACAagggtgagtgagtgagtgagtgagtgagtgaacGAGCGCCCCCAAGAAACGGCGCTCCCAACATAAATGGGCCTGTGTGTCTCAGttccggcggcgccgcgatTTCGAGATCAAGTGTCATCAAGATCTGCATTTCGTCATCTTAAGTGGCCGAATCATGAAAAAGCAAGAGGGGGACCGACCGCCTGGTCGGGGCTCGAGAGCTTGGACCCTCTCCAAGCCCCCCACGGCCCGCTGAGTCTGATGGTACTAttagtggtggtggtgatgggtggtggaggcggacGTGGGGTGCGCTCCTCTGCCGGACTGACAGCCAGActgtttgttgttgttgtagtTGTAGGTAACATGTTGGGTTGCGCTTTGCATGAGAATGTACGGAGAACGAACTGTACGGTACCGGAGATGTGGACGGCGGCATTTGATCCAACATCAAATGGCCTCACTCAGCTCCTTCAATCCGATGGAGACGGAACATGAAGCCGACGAACCCGTGGGCCCAGCTCTACTACCTAGCCAACAACAAGCCACTGCATGGACAAAGTATATACTATTGATGCAATACGCAGTGTGGGCCAACTATGACTGAGTGAGTGGTTTGTTTTCTCTTGCACCGGACAGATTCCAAATCCTCATTGTTAGTTCGTCCATCAACAATGTGCCAAGAGCGGCTTGTCCGTCCGGTGAGCGGTCGCGTCCTCcatccgtcgtcgtcgtcgtcaccatcactTATGACGACCGCAAGACGAGCACGAACTGCGGAAATAAGGCACGATCGAGCACCGCCCCGTGCCTCATTCCGGCCTGGCGGCAGGACATAGCGCGCGCTGGGGTTTGTGTTAGTGCGTTCGCTGGCGGTTGcggtctggtctggtgcCTCTTGCAGTCGTTGACGTGAGGAATGTGTTATTAGCGTTGCATCATCATAAACGCTCTTTTTTGGCAGTTCGCCTCACCCCCCCGACAACTGCCGGCATCTATCTGCCAGGCGATTTTCTGATTAGTTACCTGTTTCTTTGGAGCCTTCTGATGTCATGTTATGTCCAtgcgggcgcgcagcttgGCCCTTTCTCGATGGGaccggacggacggactaGTCACCAGACGTCGTGACCGTTGTTTGTTGCCCAGTCTGCGTGCAATCAAACCAAGCATGCAATGAATGACTCGACTcgtgcacacacacacacacacacacactttGCCCGGTAGAGTCGAGGCCGGTCGTCACCGCCGGGGCGGGAACTTTGTTATAGcatggatgacgatgcatGTAGTATATGTACCAACTTAACTTAGTACGCAGCATGCATGTTGGTTCCTGCGTCGTccgactactactacggTCACGTTGTCAAGATCGGGGTCGCTGCCGATCCGACCGAGGCTCTCTCTAGACTCTCCTCCGCCTGAATGAAACCaaccagacagacagactgGATACCACCTGCCCTAGTTGCTGCTGCACAGGGTTCCCGTGTCCGGTCTCACTGTCGTCGGAGTTGCGTCCAACGGCATCCTGTATCAATAGACTGGGGCGAGCTCCGCGTGCAAACCGGGCGGGGGTAGACGGGCTGGCGCGCCTTGCGTCCAGACTcccggcgaggcgagaccTGAGAGGGCCATTGAGAGTTAGTTGCTGAGGGTTTGTGCGACCAGACACTTGCAGCGGGCGGGTAGGCAACTTGAAatgcatgcaggcaggccgcatgggacttgctgctgcagccggcAGTTGTGGCAAGGCTCTGTGCACATCAGCCAGCATTGATTGCATTGACACGCAAGGTCCGCTCCCAGCAAGTACGTAGttcgggcgacggcgaccaggGAGAGAGTTCATTACCGTGCTGATGGTAACTAACTTAGTGAACTAACGTAGCATCCAAAAggggcatcgccggcggccgagccCGGATGGACGACGTTAAGGACTTGCGACTGGACGGGTGGCGGCCTGTCCGTCCCCTCTCTCcactctcctccttctctctccctctcactctcaccctccctccctgtcACTGCTTCCATCGCTgttccctgccctgccagccTGGTCTgtgctactgctgctgttgttgctgctccacgccgccgccgcttcggcAGGCAATCTTGTGTGACGCCAACAAGTGAGGAGGATCCTTCGGCATCGGCACTTCTGGCTTTGCTTTCACGCACCCGGACGGCCAGGCACTCTAGTCATCTTTCACCATTGACGGAGATAACAGTCCGTTCCCACCTGTAAGTTTCGGGCCCGCCCTGCacgagagcgagcgagtgagcggtgggcgggcgtgtccGCGACGCAGCGACCTCTCCgcggtcatggcggcgcgctcccCTCTTCACCccgccgagtcgggcggcgcTTCCCAGTCGAAGACGACTGGTAGTGGTGTGAATCAATACTCTttgcgcggcgtcgaggagtgggcgtcgctgctgcgcgacggcccgcgacggccgctgCTCACGCACATCAACGCCGACACGACGTGGCTGATCCagctgccctggccggctccatcatcaccatcgtcgtcgtcgtcgtcgtcgtcgtcgccgcagccgttgcggccgccggggcgAACGCACTTCAACGTCCTCGTGGACCCGtggctcgacggcccgcAGAGCGACGTCGCGTCTTGGTTCAGCACGCAGTGGCACGTCGTCCCCTCGGGGGTCGCCACCATCGCGGAGCTgaacctgctgctgcgacacgtcgagacgacgacgactcacGGCGCAGTCGGTCCTGGTCCCGGTCCCGGTCCCGGTCCCGGTCCTGTCTTGTCTcgcacgccggccgaggagaatgccgtcggcgagccgtgtttcgtcgacgccgttgtCGTGTCACACGAGTTTACCGATCACTGCCACCGCGCCACGCTCCAGGAGCTGCCCGCGAGCACGCCCGTCTTCGCGAccgacgtcgcggcggaCCTCATCCGCAGCTGGGGCCActtcgacgccgtcgtcaccatcccCGCCCTCGGGCCCGACGTGTCGTGGAGGCGCCTCACGGGCGTCGGCCCCCTGCCGGACTGGCTCGCCGTCGGTCGCGTCATCACCCCTGGGAACGCGCTGTACTACCACTCGGCCATCCTGGTCGCGTTTGacctggacgacggcgggggcggtgacggcagcggcagcggcgaagCCATCGTCTACGCGCCgcacggcatcgccgccgaggacctcgccggcgtgcccGCGTCGAGCGGCCTGCGCACGCTCGCCCTGCTCCACGGCCTGCACGACGTGCGCATCTGGCTCGCCAAGCAGCTcaacctcggcgccctcaacgggctgcgcgccgtggccgcgagcggcgcgcggtACTGGGTCGCGACGCacgacgaggtcaagacgggcggcgggctcatcgcgccgctgctgcgccgcacAGCGTACTCGATGCGTGACGCCGTGGCGCACGAGGAGGCGCGGATGGATGTCGTGCCCGAGTATACATTTGCGGAGCTAGGATCCGGAGATGGGCTGGTGTTGGCGTAGATGATGATGCATTGACGCCGGTCACGATGCTGACGAGTTCGATGAGATACGCGTATATATAGTTATTTTCTCTCCTTGAGGATGCCTATAGTCGACAAGATGTTATATGAACCAGTACACAAGAGTTGGTATGAATTTGGTAGCTCCTGACCAAAGATGGTCTCCGCATAACAATACAGCAACGCCGTTTACTTTCCTCTATTCCATGAATTACATCTCACCCTTGACGCTCAGCTCTCCGTCTCTATCCCATCGTCAACTCCAATACCCGCCGCACCTTCACGCAATTACAGCTCGTCCCTCGCATCCAGCTCCGCattcatcgccgccaccatgcccgccgccgcaaacgTCCCCATCTCCAGCGCCTTGGCGACGCTGcgcatcggcgtcgccatgtcTCCCGCCACGAAGCAGCCgtccacgccctcggcctcgtagCCCATCGAGCCGGCCCGCACGCGCACCtccccggccgcgcccaTCTGCAGGCCCAACCCGGCAACCAGATCCGAGGCGCGCTGCTCCACCGCCGGGTGGTTCGCCACGAAGCCCTCGGTCGCGCTCGTGCCGTCTGCAAAGTACAGAGTGacggccgtgctgctgctgctgctgccggcggctgcgtcgcTGCTACTACCGTCCCCTTGTTGGTGGATTTgctcttgttgctgctgctgttgttctTGATGTTGGTGTCGTGGATGTGCCATCGCCACGCGTGCGATGCGCCGCGTATCAAACCGAATCTTGCTGCTGCGTAGCTtctcccgcgtcgccgccgcgagttcctcgtcgccgttggtgtACACGGTGACGGAGTGCGCTAGGCGCTTGACCATGGGCGTGACGTGCGCGAGCATCTCCGGcgaggccatgatgccgcccgccagcacgcccgccgacTCGGCCCCGCGCTCCTCGAACCCGTGGCAGAACATGCAGTGGAAGATGCCCCTGCCCCAGCACTCGCCGTACCCGGGTACGTCTTCTTCGGGGAACACGTCCCGCACGCCCGTCCCGAGCGCGAGCTTGCGTCCCGTGTACACGTTGCCCtgcgcgtccgtcgcctcGAAGAGCCACTGCTTTTGCTTCCccccgctcgtcgccgccgtaTCCTTGCCGTCGCTCGCAGATCCGTCGGTGGCGTTGGCAGCGACTCCTGATCGCTGATGaggacgggaggaggaggaggaggaggaggaggaagagccggcgagggcgacagGGGCCTCGAACTTGCGCAGCCGAGTGACGGTCGCGCTGCGAAACTCAATCGACGCGTACCGCTCCCGCAGGTCCCGC belongs to Purpureocillium takamizusanense chromosome 1, complete sequence and includes:
- a CDS encoding uncharacterized protein (COG:O~EggNog:ENOG503NZ23), translated to MAHVTTTTAAGSKLYDVLIVGGGPAGLSMAVGLARQVYSALVLDSGEYRNARAEHMHTVPGFDHASPASFRDKIRRDLRERYASIEFRSATVTRLRKFEAPVALAGSSSSSSSSSSRPHQRSGVAANATDGSASDGKDTAATSGGKQKQWLFEATDAQGNVYTGRKLALGTGVRDVFPEEDVPGYGECWGRGIFHCMFCHGFEERGAESAGVLAGGIMASPEMLAHVTPMVKRLAHSVTVYTNGDEELAAATREKLRSSKIRFDTRRIARVAMAHPRHQHQEQQQQQQEQIHQQGDGSSSDAAAGSSSSSTAVTLYFADGTSATEGFVANHPAVEQRASDLVAGLGLQMGAAGEVRVRAGSMGYEAEGVDGCFVAGDMATPMRSVAKALEMGTFAAAGMVAAMNAELDARDEL
- a CDS encoding uncharacterized protein (EggNog:ENOG503P0HD~SECRETED:SignalP(1-20~SECRETED:cutsite=VAA-RN~SECRETED:prob=0.6726)~COG:S), with the translated sequence MFKSAAILVALAAAAAEVAARNCRNINVPISISARNGDFDVKPPATEIEVTNVFLRLARQNFNYTKTVLKGYKTVQGDYTLATTYCEPSGGPSDSLQILTHGVGFDRSYWDFPYHNHNYSYVNKALDAKYSTLSWDRLGIGASSHGDPVNDIQIFLEVAALKALTDIVKGGKLPGVSQQHKKVVHVGHSFGSAMTFALVDRYPDITNGIVLTGFSQVPSFMGNFALGSNFAPVKENHHLKDKYAVGYVAPKSDIGVHIDFFGPDDFDPDLLCVAAQKGQPAAVGELLTVGSTGMTNKFTGSVLIITGDRDVPFCGGDCTNTKPLAAMNITEPYPNLLAMSKRSFSKAKAFNATVVPEAGHGLNLGYSSAFTYKAIHDFLKAEV
- a CDS encoding uncharacterized protein (COG:S~EggNog:ENOG503NXIR), encoding MAARSPLHPAESGGASQSKTTGSGVNQYSLRGVEEWASLLRDGPRRPLLTHINADTTWLIQLPWPAPSSPSSSSSSSSSPQPLRPPGRTHFNVLVDPWLDGPQSDVASWFSTQWHVVPSGVATIAELNLLLRHVETTTTHGAVGPGPGPGPGPGPVLSRTPAEENAVGEPCFVDAVVVSHEFTDHCHRATLQELPASTPVFATDVAADLIRSWGHFDAVVTIPALGPDVSWRRLTGVGPLPDWLAVGRVITPGNALYYHSAILVAFDLDDGGGGDGSGSGEAIVYAPHGIAAEDLAGVPASSGLRTLALLHGLHDVRIWLAKQLNLGALNGLRAVAASGARYWVATHDEVKTGGGLIAPLLRRTAYSMRDAVAHEEARMDVVPEYTFAELGSGDGLVLA